The following are encoded together in the Bos taurus isolate L1 Dominette 01449 registration number 42190680 breed Hereford chromosome 17, ARS-UCD2.0, whole genome shotgun sequence genome:
- the ARFIP1 gene encoding arfaptin-1 isoform X4, producing the protein MFKILQARLQQYVNRELPDVQAGFRNGRGTRDQIANIRWIIEKAREFQKNIYFCFIDYAKAFDYVDHKKLWKILKEMGIPDHLTCLLGNLYAGQEATVRTGHGTTDWFQIGKGICQGCILSPCLFNLYAEYIMRDAGLEETQAGIKIVGRNISNLRYADDTTLMAESEEELKSLLMKVKEESEKVGLKLNIQKTKIMASGPTTSWEIDGETVETVSDVIFWGSKITADGDCSHEIKRRLLLGRKVMTNLDSIFKSRDITLPTKVCLVKAMVFPVVMYGCESWTVKKAERQRIDAFELWRWRRLLRVPWTARRSTQSILKEISSGISSEGMMLKLKVQYFGHLTRRVDSLEKTDAGRDWGQEEKGTTEDEMSGWHH; encoded by the coding sequence atgttcaaaattctccaagccaggcttcagcagtatgtgaaccgtgaacttcctgatgttcaagctggttttagaaatggcagaggaaccagagatcaaattgccaacatccgctggatcatcgaaaaagcaagagagttccagaaaaacatctatttctgctttattgactatgccaaagcctttgactatgtggatcacaagaaactgtggaaaattctgaaagagatgggaataccagaccacctgacctgcctcttgggaaatctgtatgcaggtcaggaagcaacagttagaactggacatggaacaacagactggttccaaataggaaaaggaatatgtcaaggctgtatattgtcaccctgcttatttaacttatatgcagagtacatcatgagagacgctgggctggaagaaacacaagctggaatcaagattgtcgggagaaatatcagtaacctcagatatgcagatgacaccacccttatggcagaaagtgaagaggaactaaaaagcctcttgatgaaagtgaaagaggagagtgaaaaagttggcttaaagctcaacattcagaaaacgaagatcatggcatccggtcccaccacttcatgggaaatagatggggaaacagtggaaacagtgtcagacgttattttttggggctccaaaatcactgcagatggtgactgcagccatgaaattaaaagacgcttactccttggaaggaaagttatgaccaacctagatagcatattcaaaagcagagacattactttgccaacaaaggtctgtctagtcaaggctatggtttttccagtggtaatgtatggatgtgagagttggactgtgaagaaggctgagcgccaaagaattgatgcttttgaactgtggcgttggagaagactcttgagagtcccttggactgcaaggagatctacccagtccattctgaaggagatcagctctgggatttcttcggaaggaatgatgctaaagctgaaagtccagtactttggccacctcactcgaagagttgactcattggaaaagactgatgctgggagggattgggggcaggaggagaaggggacgacagaggatgagatgtctggatggcatcactga